The following is a genomic window from Spirosoma foliorum.
TTTGCCAAACCCGGTGTTCAGCTATCTGTCCAGAATCTACTTGAACTGATGATGGTTATCAGCGATAACTCAGCAACCGATATCCTGCTCCGTTTAGTAGGGGGCACCGAAGCCGTTCAGAATCGGGTAAAAGCGTTGGGCATTAATGGTATGTCGGTAGATCGCACCATTATTCAATTACTAGCTGATCTCGACGGCATTACACTGCCGCCTAGCAGTCAGTGGACACTCGGTTTTTATGCCAAACTAGACAGTGCCACTACACCAGCTATGAAACGAGCTGCAACCGCTAAACTCGTAACCGACCCACGAGACACCTCAACGCCCGAAGCGATGGTTAATTTACTAACGCAAATCTACCGAGGCACAGCGCTCAAACCAGAAAGTCGGGCGCTGCTGTTGGGCGTCATGGAACGATGTCGGGGGGGCGCTGCCCGACTCAAAGGGTATTTGCCACCCAACACAGTAATTGCACATAAAACGGGTTCACTGGATGGCGCTGCTACCGACGACGTAGGCATCATTACCTTACCCGGAGATGCGGGTCATATTGCCATTGCTGTTTTCGTGGGTGATTCGCCAATGCCATTAGCTGAGCGAGAGCAGGTCATTGCACACAGTGCCCGCTCGATTTATGATTACTTTTTGTACCAAACACCCGCCATATCTACAGCAACCCGTTGACTAAATCACTTTACATATGCCATATCTTGAAGATATGGCATATGTAAAGTGATTTAGTCAATTTCACCAAATTCGGCTGGCGATCAGGTTGATAATGGTATTCACGACGAAAGCAATTCCGAACGACGCACCTACCGAAAAAGAAGGCAGCAGGAAAGCTTGCAAAAAGAGAAAGGTAGTGAACCCTAGCAGGCCGATCACAAGCCCTCGCAACGTCGTAATGGCGGCATTACTCCCCAGCAGAGTATGTGAAAAAATAGCCAACACCGATGTCATGATTGGGAATGGCGTCAAAATACCACTCCAACTTGGTCCAAGCACGTGGGCTAATCCGGTAATAGCCAGTACAAACAAAGTCGCAACTGCCATTCTGATTGGAATATCGAACGGTAATCTCCGAACTTTCACGACATGATCGGTTGGCGTAGGGAATACATAGAGTGCTAACAGAACAGAGCCAATAACAAGCGCGTAACTCAGCACTAGATTCAACTGTAAATAATTGAATAGTAAAGCAATAGCACTAAATACGCCGTACGATAACAGAATGGTAGGCAGCCAGGATAGCTTTCGGGACAACGAGGAATAACTAAGGCAAAAGCCGATTAATGCCAAAATGCCCGTCATGGCTCCCTGAATCGACTGAATACCAAAGGTTTTTCCCTGTTCCAGAATGAAGAACAGCAGAATAGGCCCGGCCGTCCAGGGCATACTTCCAATCAATCCCCCAATTTTATTTCCCCACTTCCGAATCGCCAGGGTGACCAGCGCAATAACGGCCGGAATGATGGTTAGTTTAATCAGGAGAAGGTTCATTCGTAATTGACTTCTGTAGCGTTTGGGGATTCAATTGGGCAGTCGGGTAAGTATTCCGATTTCACCCACAACCGGCTACAATCTCGACCTTAATTAGCCAAAACAGTAGCTCGTTTACCAAATTTATTTTCACTATCGTAGGCTAATCCAAGTCCAACACTGGAAAGTTTGTTTTCGTCTGCAATAGCTGCGTTCGGGAAAAGTCGTTTAAATTCGACCTGAACGGAATGCACTTCGGTAGAACCGCCCGTCAGAATGACCAACTCGATCGCTTCGGCTTTTACGCCCGCTTCCTGAAGACACTGCCGGGCGGAGGCTGAAATTTTCTCAACTTCACCTTCAATAGACGCTTCAAATAAGGTGCGTTTGATCGGCACATAGAAATCATCCTCAATGAAATCAAGCAGGGTTTTGTACTCATCCTGATCGCTTAAGGCAATTTTTGCCCCTTCGGCAGCGGCCAGAAGGGTATGCCCGGTTTCGTCTTCAAGCACTTTCAGGAGTCGCTTATATCGTGTTTTATCGTGCGACTGATGCAGAAGCTGCCGTACCTGCATAATTATTTTAGGTGTGTACAGAAAGTTAACCTTACTCCATTCAGCCAAATCATAGAATGGTTTTAAAGGGACTTCCAGATTCTTTTCGCCATAAGTGCTGCGGTAACCGATTTCGGGCATGATAGCCGCTAAACTCAATTCTTTGTCAAAGTCATTACCCCCAACCCGAACGCCCGTATTAGCCAGAATATCAGAAGCCCGATCGGATTTATTGATGTTTTTGTTCGATAATTTGATCACCGTAAAATCGGACGTACCACCGCCCAGGTCGGCGACAATGGCCAGTTTTTCACCGCTTAGCTGCGCTTCGTGTGCGAAAGCTGCTGCAATGGGTTCAAACTGAAAGTCGATGTATTTGAAGCCAATCCGTTGGGCAATTAGCTGCAATTCAGCCTGTGCCCGAACGTCGGCGTCGGGATCATTATCGACAAAGTGAACCGGGCGTCCCATGACCACATGCTCGATTTCCTGACCGGCAACCGCGTCGGCTTTATCTTTTACGTGCTTCAGGAAGGCGGTAATGATCGACGAAAAATTCATGGATGCACCGTTCACCAGTGTGCCCTGTTTCATCAGCGATGTACCCAGAACCCGCTTTAAACTTCGCATGAAACGACCTTCCTGCCGATCAAAAAACAGATTCACCGCTGTTCGCCCATAAAATGCTTTGTTGTTACTGCGTTGAAAGAAGATAGCACTCGGGATTGTCACCGATGCATTTTCAACAGGTACCAGACTGATTTCACCGCCATTGGCAATAGCTACGCTTGTATTTG
Proteins encoded in this region:
- a CDS encoding Hsp70 family protein — translated: MTTLSCGIDFGTSNTSVAIANGGEISLVPVENASVTIPSAIFFQRSNNKAFYGRTAVNLFFDRQEGRFMRSLKRVLGTSLMKQGTLVNGASMNFSSIITAFLKHVKDKADAVAGQEIEHVVMGRPVHFVDNDPDADVRAQAELQLIAQRIGFKYIDFQFEPIAAAFAHEAQLSGEKLAIVADLGGGTSDFTVIKLSNKNINKSDRASDILANTGVRVGGNDFDKELSLAAIMPEIGYRSTYGEKNLEVPLKPFYDLAEWSKVNFLYTPKIIMQVRQLLHQSHDKTRYKRLLKVLEDETGHTLLAAAEGAKIALSDQDEYKTLLDFIEDDFYVPIKRTLFEASIEGEVEKISASARQCLQEAGVKAEAIELVILTGGSTEVHSVQVEFKRLFPNAAIADENKLSSVGLGLAYDSENKFGKRATVLAN
- the bla gene encoding class A beta-lactamase encodes the protein MKKLSFLLLNLLFLINLQSNAQTSVATKKPDLATQRLEQELESIAKLAKGKVGICALHLESGKQVSLNLQERFPMASTVKVAIAVQLFTLIEQGKLSLMTMTDLQPSDLHPGSGTLDVLFAKPGVQLSVQNLLELMMVISDNSATDILLRLVGGTEAVQNRVKALGINGMSVDRTIIQLLADLDGITLPPSSQWTLGFYAKLDSATTPAMKRAATAKLVTDPRDTSTPEAMVNLLTQIYRGTALKPESRALLLGVMERCRGGAARLKGYLPPNTVIAHKTGSLDGAATDDVGIITLPGDAGHIAIAVFVGDSPMPLAEREQVIAHSARSIYDYFLYQTPAISTATR